GGAGCGGTGTATTGGGCACGAAGATATTAACCAGCACCTCAGCCGACACCACAGCATCCAGTGGAATTCCCGTTTCTTCTACCTCCCTAAGGCCGGTCTGTCGTTCCAGTACAATCAAGGCCCCAACTTTGCTCCGGGACAACACCTGAACTGCTCGCACCACTTCACGAATCATACCGGTAACATCCTCGGTGTCCAGCAGGCGGTTAGCCCCGCCAAAAAAGCGGCCGCGGCCCAATTGTTCCAGACCACGACGGAGCTCCGGCTGAAAGATCAGGGGAATGGCAATAAGACCCATGGTCATAACTTTATCCAGTAACCAGCTGGTGGCGGCCAGCTCAAAGCGGCGGCTGAACAAATAGGCCAGCAGAAGCACGGCCAGGCCTTTTATTAGCTGCACAGCGCGCGTGCCCCGAATCCATATAATAACCCGGTAAAACACAAAAGCCACGATTATGATATCCAGGAAATCCAACACGCCGAAATCGTGCAGCTGCGTCAGCATTAGCCTCACCTTACCAATTACTGTTTCTCTTTCTATTACTTCCTAAAGAAGATGCTCATTATACTTTCGCTGACAACGGCTGAAAAACCTTTCGTAGCGCCGACATTTTTTGTCACCAATTATTAGCTAAGTTCCTCGGTTCTGGCCTTGAGTACCTCTTCCCGCAAGCTGAACCAGATGGTATGAAATAAATCCAGGAAACGGGGCTGGGAGCGGATCACGGTGAGATTCCGCGGACGGGGTAAATCGATGTCTAAAACAGCCTTTACTCGGCCCGGTCGGGCTGTCATCACCAGCACCCGATCGCCTAATCCCAACGCTTCGTCAATGCTATGGGTGATGAACATGGCTGTCTTTTGAGTCCCCTCCCAGATTTTGAGCAGTTCCTGCTGCAGCAAAACCCGTGTTTGTTCATCTAAGGATCCAAACGGTTCATCCAAAAGAAGAATAGCCGGATCATTGGCAAAGGCGCGGGCCACACTGGCCCGTTGTTTCATGCCTCCGGACAGTTGATGGGGATAGGCATGGGCGAATTTGCTGAGGCCGGTGATTTTAAG
This DNA window, taken from Bacillota bacterium, encodes the following:
- a CDS encoding ABC transporter ATP-binding protein codes for the protein MTTSREAILLRGISKVFPNRHGTPVVALEDINLTVKEGEFLCIVGPSGCGKSTLLRILAGLEQPTSGEAIVTITEEGKPVNSMVFQEQSLFPWYTVKENIAYGLAMRGIPRPEREQITDHYLKITGLSKFAHAYPHQLSGGMKQRASVARAFANDPAILLLDEPFGSLDEQTRVLLQQELLKIWEGTQKTAMFITHSIDEALGLGDRVLVMTARPGRVKAVLDIDLPRPRNLTVIRSQPRFLDLFHTIWFSLREEVLKARTEELS
- a CDS encoding TIGR00159 family protein produces the protein MLTQLHDFGVLDFLDIIIVAFVFYRVIIWIRGTRAVQLIKGLAVLLLAYLFSRRFELAATSWLLDKVMTMGLIAIPLIFQPELRRGLEQLGRGRFFGGANRLLDTEDVTGMIREVVRAVQVLSRSKVGALIVLERQTGLREVEETGIPLDAVVSAEVLVNIFVPNTPLHDGAVIIRGDRVAAAGCFLPLTESDVSQELGTRHRAALGISEQSDCVTVVVSEETGIISLTHEGRIKRHLDESSLNELLSGIFKQETGVPFLRWGSLHG